ttctaatattttcgTTCAATTATGTATAAAATGGTATAACAgtaattttattgatttttagttgataaACATGTTCTATTTAATATAGTTTAGATTAAGGATagtgctatttttttttaagaaaaaggaTAGTGTTATTAGCACATCCATTTTTACATTCCACATACACTTATTcattttttctattgatattcttcaattcattcggtCAAATGACCGAAAATTGGGAAGGatgtatgaaaaataaaactgaGTGTGGGGATAGAACTAACCTAGATTTGTGTTTTAATCATGGcctatttttataaattaatgTCCATTGATATATCTAAAGAGcttcttaaaaaatataaaaaaaataaaaataaaaactttagaGTCCACTAAATTTGTCTAACCTTTATCATCCAAGTTCCAACTTTGAAAACCACACAAAATTCCAGCACACAATATGCCaacatttttaatttctaagaaaataaaataaagtatatGCCAACATTATTGACACgggaaatttaaataaaaaatgtattgcctaaaaaaaaaagaagcaaaatgtATACAAACAAGAagtattttattaaataaattggCAACAAAACCAGAAGCCAAAAGGAAAACGGAAGTATCGCTTACACATCCTTACATGTTCAACAGTAAAACAACAACCCATGACCTACCCATCAATCATTGTACGAACAAATTTACAAAAGCCATGGATGTTCTAAGTAGTTAAAACTTACACCTCAATTAATTTCACTAATCTCTCACTTAATCCATGATTAACCCGACTGAGTTTAGCACATAAACATGTCTGCAGAGGCCATGATTGGTTGATTATTCAAAAAGCCAGTACCCCATGGGTTCAGAAACCCATCACCTCCACcaataatattatgattatctTCTTCCTCATAGATCCATTTGCTTGAATTAATACAATCCATAATATCATTGAGAGACTGCAATCTGTTTGTGAGCTCATCCATCTGAGCTCTGAGGACTGAGTTTTCTGCCTCGAGCTTCATGTAAAGCTGGTTGGTCACGTTCATGGATGTGATGATCTGGTTGTTATCCCTTGTCAGGAGACCAATCTGAGCCGTCAGATCAGTCAGATGCTCCTGTTTTCGCATCCGGGATCGACGTGCCGATTCCCGGTTGGACAGCATTCTTTTGCGCTTTCTCTGGTCCATGACTTGGTTAAGATCTTCATCAGATCCTGAGTTTTGGAGCTTGCTTGACTCTGAAGAAACCCCACTTGAAGAAGCCATGTGTGAAATACTTATATGcttataaaaaaccaaaaaaatctaAACTTTTCTCTTACCCAAGAAAGTTAAAGAGTTATTATTTGAAGAACGCAGATGCtagatttaaaaaataattaagaaaaaagtaaaaattgtttataaaaTGTTGTAAAACCAGTAGAGGAAAACAACAGAGAAGGATTGGACAAGGTGGGTTCTGCGAAGGAGGGTGGAGTTTATCATACACCCAGAGAGCAGGATTTCACTGAGTACCGGAAACATGATTAAATCTGTAGGTTTGTATATTAAGCATTGGagacaaagaagaagaacaaatgTTATGAACTTTGAAGCAGAAACAAGGTTTTCAGAACCGGGAGAGAGGTTATGAAATTTGAAGCAGACACAAGGCGTTCAGAAccaggagaggagagagaagagagagaaagagatcaaATTCTTGGGGTAGGCAGGAAAGATAATGGAGAGGAGGTTTTGAAGAGTGGTGGAGGGTTGAATATATAGGCCAGCAATGGCCACCTAAAATATATAAACTACCAAAAACAATTTAAGAACATGTCTGATTGTctcatataatataattatgagGAAAAAGCAATAACATAGAATGTGACTCTTAATGGCCAAGTCCTCAGTATTTGAAAAGTTCACAGTTGCATATCGGATATGTATTCTCCAAAGAGTCAATATTTTCCACCGATT
This is a stretch of genomic DNA from Malus domestica chromosome 02, GDT2T_hap1. It encodes these proteins:
- the LOC114820331 gene encoding bZIP transcription factor 11; the encoded protein is MASSSGVSSESSKLQNSGSDEDLNQVMDQRKRKRMLSNRESARRSRMRKQEHLTDLTAQIGLLTRDNNQIITSMNVTNQLYMKLEAENSVLRAQMDELTNRLQSLNDIMDCINSSKWIYEEEDNHNIIGGGDGFLNPWGTGFLNNQPIMASADMFMC